A single Alteribacter lacisalsi DNA region contains:
- a CDS encoding manganese efflux pump MntP — translation MMAFALSLDAFSISVGMGMIGLRLRQIVMIGMTVGLFHVMMPLLGIVLGKLVSQYIGVFAYILGAALLLYIGMQMIRSSFSDDTGPAFSPIGWGLILFALTVSIDSFSAGLSLGMLGAKTFVTLVSFGLFSALLTWAGLFLGRKAEGVLGRYSEMLGGCILIGFGVKILFI, via the coding sequence ATGATGGCTTTTGCCTTAAGTCTGGATGCATTCTCGATCTCCGTGGGTATGGGGATGATTGGGCTGAGATTGCGCCAAATTGTCATGATCGGAATGACTGTCGGGCTTTTTCACGTGATGATGCCTCTTCTTGGAATCGTCCTTGGCAAGCTCGTTTCGCAATATATCGGTGTGTTTGCTTATATCCTCGGTGCCGCGCTGCTTCTGTACATCGGCATGCAGATGATCCGGTCGTCTTTTTCCGACGATACAGGACCCGCTTTTAGTCCGATCGGCTGGGGCCTGATCCTATTTGCCCTTACTGTCAGCATCGATAGCTTTTCTGCTGGCCTCAGTCTCGGCATGCTCGGTGCGAAAACCTTTGTGACACTCGTCAGCTTCGGGCTCTTCAGCGCACTCCTGACCTGGGCCGGGCTCTTCCTGGGCAGAAAAGCAGAGGGGGTCCTAGGCAGGTACAGTGAGATGCTCGGCGGCTGTATCCTGATCGGCTTCGGTGTTAAAATATTATTCATTTAA